DNA sequence from the Geobacter sp. AOG2 genome:
GGGAAATATGGGGACACAATACCAATTTCGGCGCTGAATTAGGCATTATGTCCCCATATTTCCCTCAGACTTTGAAACCGCTCAATGGAAATAAAGCCTGGGCGGTTGGATAAGAACTCTCGCAGTCGAGCGGCAATAGCCAGGTATTCAGCTTTTCCATCTTTTTTAGGCCAAACTTCAAATATTACACAAATCATGTCTCTTCCTTTCATGAGTGTTGCTGTTGAATTTTCGTGCTTGGTAAAAATGCCGTTACAACTCCCAATAACGGCAAGTACGCACAGTGTTTGTAGACCCAAACGATTCCGTACACATCGGCCAGACTTCCCAATCCAGCAGCAGCAATACCACCGATGCCGAACATCAGGCCAAACATTACGCCTGAAACCATACCGACCCGACCCGGTACTGTCTCTTGTGCATATACCACTAATGCAGAAAATGCGGATGACATAATTAAGCCAATAGCGATGGCAAGAATAGCTGTCCAGAAAAGGTTCGCATGTGGGAGTAGTAGTGCAAATGGCGCTACTCCCAGAAAGGAAACCCAGATCACCGCTTTGCGACCTATTTTATCACCCACGGGGCCACCCGCAAAAGTTCCCGCTGCAATGGCCGCCAAAAACGCAAATAGATAAAGTTGTGACTCCTGAATCGGCAAGCCGAAACGCTGGATCAGATAGAAGGTGAAATAGTTGGTAAACGCCGCTATGTAAACAAACTTGGCAAACATTAAGACTGCAATCACCACCAGCGCACGTATGATCGTGTTTTGGCTAAGATGAGAAGAAAGAGTTTTGCCGGTGGCCGCTGTCAGCGTTAGATGGTGCCGCAACCTCCAACCCGTTATTTTGAACAGCACCACTATTGCCAACAGTGCAAAGAGCATAAACCAGCCAATAGCTGCTTGCCCGTGCGGTATTACAATTGCTGCAACCATAAGTGGCCCAATTGCAGAACCGGTGTTGCCACCAACCTGAAAAGTTGATTGAGCCGTGCCAAATCGACCACCTGAGGCTAACCGTGCAACACGGGATGCTTCTGGGTGAAATGTTGACGATCCCACGCCGATGAACACGGATGCCACAAGTAGCATTGGGTAGGTGCTGGCAAGTGACAATAAGCCAAGTCCAACGAGTGTCGTCAACATTCCCATCGGCAGTAGATAGGGTTTCGGGTGTTTGTCTGTGTATAATCCGATCCACGGTTGGAGCAAGGAGGCAGTGATTTGATAGACTAACGAAATCCAGCCGATTTGTGTAAAACCAAGTGAGAACTTTGATTTCAACATTGGGTAGATTGCCGGTAGCACCGCTTGTATCAGATCGTTCAACAGGTGAGCGAAGGTCACTGCGCCAAGAATGCTAATGGCAAGTTTTTGAATCTGATTACCTGAAACTGCGTCTGGAGAGATTGAAACGCTGCGGTCAAGATTAGTTGATTCGTTTGCCATGGATGTAACTCCGCTCAATGTTAGGTGTTACTATCATACGACTTTCATAATGTGTTGTATCACGCTATAATGACAAAAACTGTAGAGTTTGGGACATGTCAGACTATCTTATCTGGAAAAATCTTGATCTGCACAATTCAGATCGCCCAATTGTGGTACTGAAGAAGAACTATTCTGACGGTGCTTCAACAGGATGGCATTCCCACCCACGAGGGCAGCTTCTTTATGCAATTGAAGGTGTAATGCTCGTGCAGTCGGCTGAGGGGTCATGGGTGGTGCCATCGAATCGAGCGTTATGGATTACAGCTGGCCTTAACCATGAAGTGAAAATGTCCGGTGATGTGAAGATGCGCACTGTCTACATTGACGAGGTAAAGATCGAGGCACTTCCGGAGAAGACTTGCGTTATAAACGTCTCGCCGCTGTTACGTGAACTCATTGTGGCAGCGGTTCAAGTATCGCAGAGCTATTCGGAAGAAAGTAGAGATGGGCGGCTTATGCGCCTACTGGTCGATGAGTTGCGAATATCTGATGTGTTGTCTCTCCATCTTCCCATGCCACATGATGTGCGCATTAAATTTATCTGTGAATCACTGATTGATCAACCTTCTGATTCCTACACTGCCGCCCAATGGTCAAGGCAATTGGGAGTGACAACCAAAACCGTGCATCGGCTTTTTCTGAAAGAAACTGGCATGACCTTCTCTCAATGGCGTGAACAGGCCAGACTTTTGTATGCGCTTCGTAAAATTGCCAGTGGTGAGCGGATTATTGATATTGCCTTTGATTGTGGTTATGCAAGTCAAAGTGCATTTACTGCTATGTTCCGGCGACATTTTGGCATAACTCCGTCGAACTTCTATCGCTAGGGTAAAATCTGGAAAATCTGGGGACATAATACAAATTACTTGGGCATTGCAGGCCTGCCTGCCCGCTTTTTCTTTAACTCCCTACCAGTGATTCCCTCTACCACCTCAACGAATTCTTCATCACCCGCCGGCCTGCCTGTGCGCGTTGTCTCGCGCAGCAGTTTCAAATCCTCTTCCTCTCCTGAACTTAGAAATTCCCGCCAATCCGTTATCAATCCCAGTAGCGTCCGGTCTTTCACCAAAGGGTCATAATCAATCATTCCGCACTGAAAGCAGGCGCTTGACCAAGGGTATTCCCATGGTGTCTTCGCCATGCCGGCAACTACCGGATTCCATGCCACATAACGCGCAGCCGCCAGCAGATGCCGCTGGTCGAGCACGCACGAACTGAATCGTCCCTGAAACAGGTAGCCGCGAACCCCCTGGGAGAAGTTTTTCATGCGTGTGTAACGGCGATGTGCCTCTCCGAAACCCTGGGCAAGCGATGTCTCGCTGTGAGGTACTGCGATGAAGTGGACGTGATTTGTCATGAGACACCAGGACAGGATGTCCAGTCCGAAACGAGCCGACTCCTCGGATAAGAAGGAGAGGTATGCGAACCGGTCCGCGTCGGAATGGAATACATCCATGGAGCGGACCCCCCGCTGGGTGACGTGGTGGGGGTAACCTGGAGCAACGATTCGAGAAATGCGGGCCATGGCGGAATATTATGAGCAGATACCCGTAACGTCAAGGTGGAATTAGTATTATGTCCCCAGATTTCTCCGTAACGTCAAGGTGGAATTAGTATTATGTCCCCAGATTTCTCCCCAGATTTCTCCCACCTCCCATTTCACTGCATCCCATCAGAAAACCACGGTCCTTATAGAGAACCAACCGCGACCGTGAAGTCAACGCCTTCCCAGTGATGTGCATCCGGCCAATAGATCGTGAATTTCAACTGTTTCCCTTCCGGGATCAATGTTGTCGCCAGATCTGCAACATGGATAGCCAAGCCGGTATCGAGCGTGGCGGTATCATGTGCCGTATTCCAATCGTCGTCGCTCCAGTGAATGACAGCAGGGGCCAGCGTCTCGATGCGGAGGATCTTTCCGGCGGGAAGGGAGCGGATCTTGTGATTGAAGCGCCACACCGCGTATGGTGATCCGGTTTTGTCCACCAGGTAGCGCTGCACGGTTTGTGGCGGCAGGTCGAAGACCCGCCCGTCATGCAGTGAGCGAAGCAGCTTCAGGTACTCGGCATGCGCCCAGACAAGCGGCATGGCGGAACCGGACGGCCGCCCGAAAAACAGTTCCCGCTCAGGAAGGTCCGGCACGTCCCAGATCTGTTCGGGAAGCAGTCCTTCCTCGCCGGCAAAGGATTCCAGGGCAGTCTGAAGCCGCTGCGCCTCTCCTTCCCGGCCTGCCGCCAGCTCGAAGTGGGCTCGCTCGCCGGTCAGCAGCGGCCATGCCCGGCCAA
Encoded proteins:
- a CDS encoding antibiotic biosynthesis monooxygenase codes for the protein MKGRDMICVIFEVWPKKDGKAEYLAIAARLREFLSNRPGFISIERFQSLREIWGHNA
- a CDS encoding MFS transporter; amino-acid sequence: MANESTNLDRSVSISPDAVSGNQIQKLAISILGAVTFAHLLNDLIQAVLPAIYPMLKSKFSLGFTQIGWISLVYQITASLLQPWIGLYTDKHPKPYLLPMGMLTTLVGLGLLSLASTYPMLLVASVFIGVGSSTFHPEASRVARLASGGRFGTAQSTFQVGGNTGSAIGPLMVAAIVIPHGQAAIGWFMLFALLAIVVLFKITGWRLRHHLTLTAATGKTLSSHLSQNTIIRALVVIAVLMFAKFVYIAAFTNYFTFYLIQRFGLPIQESQLYLFAFLAAIAAGTFAGGPVGDKIGRKAVIWVSFLGVAPFALLLPHANLFWTAILAIAIGLIMSSAFSALVVYAQETVPGRVGMVSGVMFGLMFGIGGIAAAGLGSLADVYGIVWVYKHCAYLPLLGVVTAFLPSTKIQQQHS
- a CDS encoding helix-turn-helix domain-containing protein yields the protein MSDYLIWKNLDLHNSDRPIVVLKKNYSDGASTGWHSHPRGQLLYAIEGVMLVQSAEGSWVVPSNRALWITAGLNHEVKMSGDVKMRTVYIDEVKIEALPEKTCVINVSPLLRELIVAAVQVSQSYSEESRDGRLMRLLVDELRISDVLSLHLPMPHDVRIKFICESLIDQPSDSYTAAQWSRQLGVTTKTVHRLFLKETGMTFSQWREQARLLYALRKIASGERIIDIAFDCGYASQSAFTAMFRRHFGITPSNFYR
- a CDS encoding transposase, which encodes MDVFHSDADRFAYLSFLSEESARFGLDILSWCLMTNHVHFIAVPHSETSLAQGFGEAHRRYTRMKNFSQGVRGYLFQGRFSSCVLDQRHLLAAARYVAWNPVVAGMAKTPWEYPWSSACFQCGMIDYDPLVKDRTLLGLITDWREFLSSGEEEDLKLLRETTRTGRPAGDEEFVEVVEGITGRELKKKRAGRPAMPK